From a single Arthrobacter sp. SLBN-112 genomic region:
- the carA gene encoding glutamine-hydrolyzing carbamoyl-phosphate synthase small subunit, giving the protein MPPVESKTVKANTLTATTSAPATLVLEDGRIFRGTSYGATGTALGEAVFATGMTGYQETITDPSYARQLVVQTAPHIGNTGVNDDDAESRRIWVAGYIVRDAARRPSNWRSERSLDEELVAQGIVGIQGVDTRAITRHLREHKTMRAGIFSGEAAQATDKELVDAVLASAPMEGSRLAEEVSVDEAYVVEPKDHGWEGEPRFTIAAIDLGIKAMTPVRFAERGVRVHVLPATATLEDVKAVNPDGFFMSNGPGDPATADAQVKLLRSVLDEKLPYFGICFGNQILGRALGFGTYKLRYGHRGINQPVMDRRTGKVEITSQNHGFAVDAPLDGATQAPEARYGRVEVSHISLNDDVVEGLACLDIPAFSVQYHPEAAAGPHDAAYLFDRFIELMEGTRDGRNANLSKEPVDAAHPAGAEHKNDNKTEDKK; this is encoded by the coding sequence AGACAGTGAAAGCGAATACATTGACAGCAACCACCTCCGCTCCGGCAACACTGGTTCTCGAAGACGGGCGCATTTTCCGCGGCACCAGCTACGGCGCCACCGGTACCGCCCTGGGCGAGGCCGTCTTCGCCACCGGAATGACCGGCTACCAGGAAACCATCACCGATCCGTCCTACGCCCGCCAGCTGGTGGTCCAGACGGCCCCGCACATCGGCAACACCGGCGTGAACGATGACGACGCCGAGTCCCGGCGCATCTGGGTGGCAGGCTACATCGTTCGCGACGCAGCCCGCCGGCCCTCCAACTGGCGCTCCGAACGGTCGCTGGACGAAGAACTTGTGGCCCAGGGCATCGTGGGCATCCAGGGCGTGGACACCCGCGCCATCACCCGGCACCTGCGCGAGCACAAGACCATGCGCGCCGGCATCTTCTCCGGCGAGGCAGCCCAGGCCACGGACAAGGAACTGGTCGACGCCGTCCTGGCCAGCGCGCCCATGGAAGGATCGCGCCTGGCCGAGGAAGTCAGCGTGGACGAAGCCTACGTCGTGGAGCCGAAGGACCACGGCTGGGAGGGCGAACCCCGCTTCACCATCGCGGCGATCGACCTCGGCATCAAGGCCATGACCCCGGTCCGGTTCGCCGAGCGCGGTGTCCGCGTCCACGTGCTTCCCGCCACCGCAACCCTCGAGGACGTGAAGGCCGTCAACCCGGACGGCTTCTTCATGTCCAACGGCCCGGGCGACCCCGCCACGGCCGACGCCCAGGTCAAGCTGCTGCGCTCGGTCCTTGACGAGAAGCTGCCGTACTTCGGCATCTGCTTCGGCAACCAGATCCTCGGCCGCGCACTGGGCTTCGGCACCTACAAGCTCCGCTACGGCCACCGCGGCATCAACCAGCCCGTGATGGACCGCCGCACCGGCAAGGTGGAAATCACCTCCCAGAACCACGGCTTTGCCGTGGATGCACCGCTCGACGGCGCCACGCAGGCCCCCGAGGCACGCTACGGCCGGGTGGAAGTGAGCCACATCAGCCTGAACGACGACGTCGTGGAAGGCTTGGCCTGCCTGGACATCCCGGCCTTCTCCGTGCAGTACCACCCGGAAGCCGCGGCCGGCCCGCACGACGCGGCTTACCTGTTCGACCGCTTCATCGAGCTCATGGAAGGCACGCGGGACGGCAGGAACGCCAACCTTTCCAAGGAGCCCGTGGACGCCGCCCACCCTGCAGGCGCTGAGCACAAAAACGACAACAAGACTGAGGACAAGAAGTAA